In Candidatus Sericytochromatia bacterium, the genomic stretch TCGCCGACCCGTCCCACCAGGCCGACCTGCGGGCGGCCATCCTGGCACGGCGCCAGTTCTCGATTCCCATGCCATAAAGACCCTCAGACCGGTTCGTTCGCGACACCAAGGGTATAAGGGGCACTAGCCAGCTGTATTTCGCCAGAAACCCTGGAGGGAGTGTCGATGCAGATTCAACCCAACCGCAAGGCCACTGCCAAGCTCACCCCTCCGCCACCTCCCCCACCGCCGGCCAAGCAAGCCAACTCGCCCAGCGGCCAAAAAGCAGTGAACACCGGACCATTGGAGGCGAAGCCGGAGGCCCTGAAAGGCTCGAGCACCACCAGTCGACTGGTCCTGCCGGGCACGGAACAGGCGGCGGACGTCACGGGTAAAGCGCTGAAGGGGGCCCAAGAGGGCCTGGCCGCCCTGGCCGGCCAAGGCGTCAGATGCTGGAAGCGGGCCTTCGACAAGGCCAGCAGGCGCTTGACGGTGTCGTAAAGACGCAGGTTCAGCTTGCCACCACGGTCACCAGTGCAGCCGGCGACGCGTTCCAGAGCATCGTCCTCCCTGTGCTGGACGGCTCGCCTGTCGGCGGTCGGGTCCACACGGACAAGGGCATGGGGCCCCTCGGCCCCGTGTTGACCGAGCGACTGGCCGTAGGGGAAGCGGTTTCGGTGGAGGTCGAGGCTGGCGTCACGCTACCCACGGAATTCACGGGGGCGCCCAATGTCAAGCTGGATCGGGGAGCCACGCTGACGGTTCGGCGCGTCGAGGCTCTGTATGAACAGAATCGTCCCATCCTCGACCCGGCCACCGGGAAGCCCGAGACGCGCCTCGAGGTCAAACTCACGAACGTGTCGCGGGACGGAGCGGCCTACAGCGCGGAAGTTGGCGTCAACGCGGGGGTGACATGGGGGCAGCACCGAGTTGGCCTGACGGCGGAGGCCAAGGCTGAAGCGGAACTCGGCGCGAACCAGACCGTGACCCTGACCACGCGGCTGGACCCGAACGATCCATCGAGCGGGGCCACGCTGTCCCACGTGCTGAATTCCGTGGCGAAGGCGAGTGGTCTCAACACCGTCCCCGGGCTGACCGAAGCACTGCAGCAGGCCACCGGGGGTCCGCCCTCGCCGGCCACCAATACCATCTTCGAATCCATTTCCCAGGACATCGGGCTCTACACCGCCGCCTCGGCCGAGGCCTCCTTGGAGGCGGGGTTGCGCCAAGCCGAAAAAGGTAGCACCGGTTTGATCCAGAATGCCGACGCCTTCGAGAAAAACGGTCTCGAAGGGCTGCTGAAATTGACCCTGGCTGCCGCATCCGCCAGTGCTGGCAGCGAGGTGGGGGTGGGCCAGGAACTCAATGGTCGCACGGGTGAGCGGACGATGAAGATTCGGGTGGCGGCTGAGGCCGGGGCCAGTGCCACCTTGCTCAACCAGGGGGCCAACGGTCAGGTGCGCGGTGAGCGAACCATCAGCCTGGTCTCCAAGGAAGGCGTGGTCACGGGCGCTAATGTGACGATGACGGTGAGCCGGGAACAATTCGCGGCGTTGCGTAACACGGTTGAAGACGTGTACGGGCGACCGTTGGATGAGGGTTTCATCGCCGGTTTGTCATCGGAGGATACAGTCAGGATGACGCTGTCTGTCCGTCCTGAGGTCCTGGCGAAAATGAAAACCGGCGATCCCGCTGCGCTTCAGCAGGCTGTGACTGCTCTGGTGAGCGGTGGCTTGAATCGTTCGGATTTTTCGCTGCAGGAGGGCAACATCCAGCGGGTTCGCCGAAATGAATTCCAGCTCTCGGGGGATATGGGTCTCGCCCTGTTGGGCAAGCTCGAATCGAGAGGGGGCATCACCTTTGGCCACGAGCAGATGGTTGAGGGCTGAGTAGCCTGGCGCGGATCACCTCTTGCCCCGCGGCACGGGTGGCCCGTCAATCGACCTCGCTGGTGGGAGGGCTTTCCAGGGAGGGCTCCCGGGCGGGCTCCTCGAAGAAGATCAGAGTCTTGACCTTGGCCTTGTCTTCGATGTCCAGTGCGTGAACGCGTCCGGCAGCGTCTTCCTGGGCCCACACGCTTTGGGGTTCCAGCACGAGGTGGGTGAAGGGGCCACTTCCACCCGCCAGGGTGACCTCGATGGCGCCTGACTCCGAGCCCTTTTGTTCCAGAGACAGCCCCACCAGTGGCAGGTGTTCCGCCAGTGCTTGGCTGCCGAGTTCTCCTCCAGACACCTGAATACTGACCGGTTGATTGAGCCGATGATTACCGAGCGAGCAGAGGAACTCCTGCCAGCGGGCCGGAGGAACCGCGTGGGTGCTCATCATGACCTCCTTGGGATGCCGCCGCGGCGAACCCCGTGGCCGTCCACGTCTGGATCGCGCCAGCGATGACCACAAGGGTGTCCTGCCCTGGGGGCGGATGCCAACATGCAAGCCCGCGAGATGCCGAACGGCAGCCCCTCGACTGGTTCGCGATGCTAGCTTGGCGCCAGCCGGTATGGGATACTGCGGGCTCAGCTTGAAAGGAGCCTCTCACCGTGCCCTCGTCATTCAGTTCCCTGGGACCGTCCGCGCAGTTCAACGTGTATGGTGAGCAACTCAAGTCCTGCAGCACGACTCCCTTGACCGGTTTCACCCGCAATGGCTGTTGTGAGGTCACGGGCGACGACGTCGGCTTTCATGCGGTTTGCGCCGTCATGACGGATGACTTCCTGACCTTTAGCCAAGCCATGGGCAACGATCTGTCGACCCCGCGCCCAGAATGGGGTTTTCCCGGCCTCAAGGCCGGCGATCGCTGGTGTTTGTGCGCGCCACGCTGGCAAGAGGCCTTTGAGGCCGGCAAAGCCCCCTACGTCCTGCTGGAATCTACTCACGTGGCGGCCTTGGAGTTTTGCCGTCTGGAGGACCTGAAGCCATTCGCCATTGACGCCCGCTGAGAATGAAACGTGCCTGCGCGAGGGGGCGACGCCGTCACGCAGGCAAGCGGAATCGCCTGGGAGGGAAAACCGAGGAGAATCCTCCCGGTTCACTCCACCACGTTGGCTTTGAGGGCGCGTCCGCGATAGTTCATGCCGTTCAGTTGGGTCGACACGCGACGGGCATCCGCGTCGCGAACGTCAAAGAAGGCGAAGTGCGGATGGATGGCGATCGCCCCGATCGCGGCCCCCTGCACATTGCCAACCCCGCACACCAGTTTGACCAGGGCACCGCGCGTCAAACCGTGAGACTTGCCCTGATTGAGCCACAGGCGCGTAAAGCCGGGTTCGTGATGTTCACTTAGCCGTCGCAGCGGGCGCTTCGGGCCTTCCTCGCCATCCGGCACGAAGGCTCTCACTTCGCCCTTGGATGGGCGGTCCGTTCCAGCCTGTCCCTTGGGGGTCTCGCCTCCGCGCGCGCCTCGCGCCGGAGCAGCTTCGCCAGGCCGGTCGCCTTTGGCACCGCGTGGACTTGGCTTGGCACGCGCAGGTCCGCTGGCCGCCGCCACCGGGCTTGGTCGACGCGGCACCACGATATCGTTCCCCGCGGACAGCGTCGCACGCGCGTCTTCGTTTCCGGCCAGCAGGGCCGCCACCAGATCGGCGGGTTCGATGTAGCCCAACAGTTCGGAGGCGAGTGCCAGATAGTCGGGGTCAGGACCGGTCGCAATGCGGGCCGTCAATTGCTCATGGAAGCGCTCCCGCAGCTTGGTTCGGACATCGGAGGGCTGGGGAACAGGTTTCGTCTTGATCTCGACTCCTGCGTTGATCAGCATGCGCCGAAAGCGCGCTGCATCGCGAGGCGGCACGAACGTCACGGCTTCCCCGCTGGCCCCAGCCCGGCCCGTTCGACCCACGCGGTGAATGTAAGACTCCGGGTCGCGCGGGACGCCGAGGTTGTAGACGTGGGAGACGCCCTTCACGTCAATGCCGCGGGCGGCCACATCGGTGGCCACCAGCAGGTCGATCAGGCCGCGACGAAACTGATTGAGCGTGCGACTGCGAGCCTCCTGAGGCAGGTCACCATTGAGAAATCCAGCCGAAAATCCCTCTTCGCGAAGTCGTTCGGCGATCTGCTCTGTCTCCAGCTTGGTGTGGCAGAAGACGATCGCCAGAGCGGGTTGGTCCACGTGCAGGACATTCACCAAGGCATCGGTTTTGGCCTCCGCAAAGCACTCGTAGGCCACGTGCTGAATCTCCGGTGCGGACTTGCCGCCCTGGGACAGGCGAATTTCCTGAGGCTCCCGCAGCGTCTTGGTGGCCAGGGCACGGATTTCGGGCGCGAGCGTGGCGGAGAACAACAATGACTGGCGGTCCGCCGGCAGCGCGGAAAAAATTCGTTCGAGTTCCTCGGCGAAGCCGAGGTCCAGCATTTCATCCGCCTCATCCAGGACCAGCGTGCGGCAGGAAGACAGATCGAGACGCTCCCGCTCGAGATGGTCGACGAGCCGTCCCGGCGTACCCACCACGATGCGGGCCCCGTGGGCGATGGCGCGTAACTGGTCCCGATAGGACCCGCCCCCGTACACCGCCGCGACCTCGACGCCCATCGGGCGTGCGAGCTTGGTGATCGAGGTGGCCACCTGAAGGGCCAGTTCTCGCGTCGGTAACACGATCAGGGCGTCCACGCGGGGACGCTCGGTGACCGGGAGGCGCTGGAGGATCGGCAGGGCAAAGGCATAGGTCTTGCCGGTGCCCGTGCGGGACTGCACCAGCAGATCGCGGCCCGACAGCACGGCTGGAAAGGCCTCAGACTGGACGGGGGTGGGCGTCTGGAGGCCCTGGGCTTCCAGTCCTGCCAGCAATTCCGGGCGGAGTTCCCAGGACGTGAAGGGAAGGGTGGTGGTCATCGTGATCCTCCTGGCGGACCAAAGATCGG encodes the following:
- a CDS encoding DEAD/DEAH box helicase, yielding MTTTLPFTSWELRPELLAGLEAQGLQTPTPVQSEAFPAVLSGRDLLVQSRTGTGKTYAFALPILQRLPVTERPRVDALIVLPTRELALQVATSITKLARPMGVEVAAVYGGGSYRDQLRAIAHGARIVVGTPGRLVDHLERERLDLSSCRTLVLDEADEMLDLGFAEELERIFSALPADRQSLLFSATLAPEIRALATKTLREPQEIRLSQGGKSAPEIQHVAYECFAEAKTDALVNVLHVDQPALAIVFCHTKLETEQIAERLREEGFSAGFLNGDLPQEARSRTLNQFRRGLIDLLVATDVAARGIDVKGVSHVYNLGVPRDPESYIHRVGRTGRAGASGEAVTFVPPRDAARFRRMLINAGVEIKTKPVPQPSDVRTKLRERFHEQLTARIATGPDPDYLALASELLGYIEPADLVAALLAGNEDARATLSAGNDIVVPRRPSPVAAASGPARAKPSPRGAKGDRPGEAAPARGARGGETPKGQAGTDRPSKGEVRAFVPDGEEGPKRPLRRLSEHHEPGFTRLWLNQGKSHGLTRGALVKLVCGVGNVQGAAIGAIAIHPHFAFFDVRDADARRVSTQLNGMNYRGRALKANVVE
- a CDS encoding DUF2237 domain-containing protein; the protein is MGPSAQFNVYGEQLKSCSTTPLTGFTRNGCCEVTGDDVGFHAVCAVMTDDFLTFSQAMGNDLSTPRPEWGFPGLKAGDRWCLCAPRWQEAFEAGKAPYVLLESTHVAALEFCRLEDLKPFAIDAR
- a CDS encoding DUF5335 family protein produces the protein MMSTHAVPPARWQEFLCSLGNHRLNQPVSIQVSGGELGSQALAEHLPLVGLSLEQKGSESGAIEVTLAGGSGPFTHLVLEPQSVWAQEDAAGRVHALDIEDKAKVKTLIFFEEPAREPSLESPPTSEVD